One segment of Dolichospermum sp. DET69 DNA contains the following:
- a CDS encoding AtzE family amidohydrolase gives MKDAVSIAENVLSGKVSAKEITQAALTRIVARNDELNCFTKITTETALQDAENIDREIIEGKNPGVLTGVPFAVKNLFDIASLTTLAGAKINAENSPAIQDATAIRRLKQAGAVLVGALNMDEYAYGFVTENAHYGATHNPHDLKRVAGGSSGGSAAAVAAGLVPFTLGSDTNGSIRVPAALCGVFGFKPTYGRLSRAGVKLFSSSLDHIGTFTNSVRDIATIFDVLQGEDEKDPICTKRQIVKCLPQLNNDISNLKIAIADDYFTQNAEPAPLAAVQQVAKALNVSEYITIPEAKIARAAAFIITACEGANLHLDKLKNRPQDFDFATRDRFLAGALIPSNWYLQAQRFRCWYRNQVREVFQNVDIIIAPTTPIAAPLIGQKTMILNDQEILVRPHLGLFTQPLSLIGLPVLSIPIKQENSLPLGVQLIAAPYNEALILQVAATLEKQDIISV, from the coding sequence ATGAAAGATGCTGTATCTATCGCCGAAAATGTGTTATCAGGTAAGGTGAGTGCAAAGGAAATTACCCAGGCTGCATTAACTAGAATTGTTGCTAGAAATGATGAATTAAATTGTTTTACAAAAATTACCACAGAAACAGCTTTACAAGATGCAGAAAATATTGATAGAGAAATTATTGAAGGTAAAAATCCTGGTGTTTTAACTGGAGTACCTTTTGCAGTTAAAAACTTATTTGATATTGCTAGTTTAACAACATTAGCAGGGGCAAAAATCAACGCCGAAAATTCTCCAGCTATCCAAGACGCAACCGCAATTAGGAGATTAAAACAAGCCGGTGCGGTGTTAGTGGGTGCGTTAAATATGGATGAATATGCTTATGGATTTGTCACAGAAAATGCCCATTATGGTGCAACTCATAACCCCCATGATTTAAAACGGGTTGCAGGAGGTTCTTCCGGTGGTTCTGCTGCTGCGGTTGCTGCTGGGTTAGTTCCTTTTACTTTGGGTTCCGATACTAACGGTTCTATTCGTGTTCCTGCGGCTTTGTGTGGTGTTTTTGGTTTTAAACCTACTTATGGCAGGTTGTCTCGTGCTGGAGTAAAATTATTTTCTAGTAGTTTAGATCATATTGGCACTTTTACTAATTCAGTGCGAGATATAGCGACAATTTTTGATGTTCTGCAAGGTGAAGATGAAAAAGATCCGATTTGTACAAAACGTCAAATTGTTAAATGTTTACCACAATTAAATAATGATATATCTAATCTTAAAATTGCGATCGCTGATGATTATTTTACCCAAAATGCCGAACCAGCACCTTTAGCAGCAGTTCAGCAGGTCGCTAAAGCTTTGAATGTTAGTGAATATATTACAATACCAGAAGCAAAAATTGCCAGAGCTGCGGCTTTTATAATTACAGCTTGTGAAGGGGCAAATTTACATTTAGATAAATTAAAAAACCGTCCTCAAGACTTTGACTTTGCGACGCGAGATAGATTTTTAGCAGGTGCTTTAATTCCTAGTAATTGGTATTTACAAGCACAACGATTTAGATGCTGGTATCGAAATCAAGTTAGAGAAGTATTTCAAAATGTAGATATAATTATTGCCCCAACTACACCAATTGCAGCCCCATTAATTGGTCAAAAAACAATGATATTAAATGATCAAGAAATTCTAGTTCGTCCTCATTTGGGTTTATTCACACAACCATTATCTCTTATTGGTTTACCTGTTTTATCAATTCCAATTAAGCAAGAAAATTCTCTACCTTTAGGAGTACAATTGATAGCAGCACCCTATAATGAAGCTTTGATTTTACAGGTTGCAGCGACTTTAGAAAAACAAGATATAATTTCTGTATAA
- a CDS encoding FAD-binding oxidoreductase, protein MKTYDWIVIGAGITGAALAYELTKIGFSVLLLEQYQTPQNATRYSYGGISFWSATTPMTKQLSEEGITRHRILSQELTADTQFRELDLLLPIPINIDPEIIAKSYQEVVIPPRLISIQEACELEPLLNPEVISGALTVKHGHVHPEKTTQAYIQAMVNLGGEIQFEEFLELVTTPSQKCTGVKTNTTTFNSDNVVICTGGITRKLLKSMDIAVKIYFSHTEIIETPPLEIKLNSLVSVVNGKRNELEAESTQIDELWNNQDYEIVPPILDAGVVQFLDGSLRIGQISRVLTNPQAEIDSAASEKWLRESITQILPTLGNIPGKWHHCIAAFTHDKLSLIGAIGEFSGLHIFSGFSSPFIFLPPLAVRFAKFVSGQEDEIIKQMSPQR, encoded by the coding sequence ATGAAAACTTATGACTGGATTGTTATTGGTGCGGGAATTACTGGTGCTGCACTTGCTTATGAACTGACAAAAATCGGGTTTTCTGTGTTGTTATTAGAACAATACCAAACACCACAAAATGCTACCCGTTATAGTTATGGAGGAATTAGTTTTTGGTCAGCAACAACACCAATGACAAAACAATTATCTGAAGAAGGTATTACCCGTCACCGTATCCTTTCACAAGAATTAACAGCAGATACTCAATTTCGGGAATTAGATTTATTACTACCTATTCCTATAAATATTGATCCAGAAATCATAGCTAAATCTTATCAAGAAGTAGTCATTCCTCCGCGTTTAATTAGTATTCAAGAAGCTTGTGAATTAGAACCCTTATTAAATCCCGAAGTAATTTCTGGGGCATTAACTGTTAAACATGGTCATGTTCACCCAGAAAAAACTACCCAAGCATATATTCAAGCAATGGTAAATTTAGGAGGAGAAATCCAATTTGAAGAATTTTTAGAATTAGTAACTACACCCTCTCAAAAATGTACAGGAGTGAAAACAAATACCACTACTTTTAATAGCGATAATGTTGTGATTTGTACAGGAGGAATTACTCGTAAATTACTTAAATCAATGGATATTGCTGTTAAGATATATTTTTCTCATACAGAAATAATTGAAACCCCACCTCTTGAGATTAAATTAAATAGCTTAGTATCAGTAGTAAACGGGAAAAGAAATGAACTAGAAGCAGAATCTACTCAAATTGATGAATTATGGAATAACCAAGATTATGAAATAGTACCACCTATTTTAGATGCAGGTGTGGTGCAATTTTTAGACGGTAGTTTACGCATAGGTCAAATTAGCCGAGTTTTAACAAATCCGCAAGCGGAAATTGACTCAGCAGCGAGTGAAAAATGGTTAAGAGAAAGTATCACGCAAATATTACCAACTTTAGGCAATATACCAGGAAAATGGCATCATTGTATAGCTGCTTTTACCCATGATAAATTATCCTTAATTGGTGCTATTGGCGAATTTTCAGGATTGCATATATTTTCTGGTTTTAGCAGTCCTTTTATTTTTCTTCCACCTTTAGCAGTCCGTTTTGCCAAGTTTGTATCTGGTCAAGAAGATGAAATAATTAAACAAATGTCTCCTCAACGTTAG